One Pseudomonadota bacterium genomic window, ACCGATGCGATCCCGACCGACGCTACCGCCGGGAGCTGCACCTGCGCGGCAACCACCTGCGGCAGCGGCGCGGCCTTCGACTGCTCGCTCAACGGTACCTCGAATGGCTGCGGCTCCAACCTGAGCTGCACCTGCTCCGGTGCCGACGCCTACTGCCACGGGCCCTCGCAGCGCTGCTGCACCCGAGCCACCTGCAGCGGCGGCGCCGCAGATCAGGCCTGCGGCTGGTTCAAGGATAGCTGCGACATCGATCAGCTTTGCCCCTGCGAGTCGCCCGGGGCGTGCATCGTGCCCGCTGGTGCCGGCGGGCCGCGCCTGGTCGGGCTGGGCGAGCGGGGCCTTTGCTGTGTCTACGATCGCGATGCCACCTGCAGCGCGGCCAGCGGTGTCGGGCTCTGTCGCGGCACGAATCCCTGCACGGGCGCTGGTGTCGACTGCTGCGCCAGCGGGAAGGTCTGCCTGGGCGACAACACCACCTGCTGTACGCCGCTCACCTGCGGCACGGCCTTGCCCGGCTACACGGGGACCGCGGGCTCGCGCTGCTCGGTGGGCGGCGTCGCCGATACCTGCGGGAGCACTTTCGCCTGCAACTGCCAGGGTGCCACCGTCTGCAGCCTCGGCGGCCGTCGCGCGGTCGCGGGTGAGACGGGCACCTGCTGCGCCAACACGGCGGTCTGCGCGGGCTCGGGCGGCGAGGGCGGACCGTGTAGCGTGACGAATACCTGCACCGGCACTACGACCAACTGCTGCGGTTCTGGGCTCTTCTGTGACGCGGGCACCAGTACCTGCAAGCGCGCCTTCACCTGCGACACCTATACGACCGGTGCGGTCGGCAAGCCCTGCAGCACGACAGCGGACGTGCGCTTTCCGCGGGGCGACGGGACCAACCTCGCCTGCGCCTGCGTCACCAGCGGCAACCTCGACAACAACACCTGCGTTGGCGGTAGCTGTGGCTGCACCCCGCGCACCTGCTTTTCGGGCAGTACCTTCGACTGCAGACTCAACGGCCAGACGGACCGCTGCGGTGGATCCCTGAGCTGCGCCTGCACGGGCGGCCAGGTCTGCAATCCGACGAATGGGCAATGCTGCACGGAGGCGAAGTGCCCCGCGGAGGGCGCCCTGCATGAGGGGCAGTGCCTCTTGCAGAGCTGCGGGCAGGCGCAGCGTACCTGCTTCTGCGCGAATCCATACGATCGCTGCGGCACACCGACCGCCGGCAAGTGCGACTGCAAACCGGACCTCTCCTGCGTCAATCCCGACGGCACCCAAAAGACCGGCGACCAGATACCGGATGGTTGTGGCGGCTTCATCAACTGCGGCAACTGATCAACTGCGGCGATTTCTTGGGGGGCGGCTAGATGGCTATCGCGGACCAGAATACCTCGAGCGCGCACCTCAGGCGCCCCCGATCCTTGGCGGTGCTGCGCGCTACCGCCGGCCTGCTGCTGCTGGCAACCGCGGGCTGTGGCAATGAGCTGCCGCGCCGGCGCTTCCTCGATGGTCGGGTGTCGGACGCAACCCTCGGCGACGGGCGTGCGCAAGGCCTCGACGGCGGAGGGCCCGCCGCTGACGGCGGCGACGAGAGCTGCGCCACCAGCGCGTTGCCGATCGAGCTGCGGCCATTGGATATGCTGCTGGCGGTCGACACCTCGGGCTCGATGGACTATCCCGATCCGGACGATCCCGTCGGCGCCTCGAGCAAGTGGGTCGCGGTGAGCGAGGCGATCAATGCCTTCGTCGCCGAGCCCGACTTTGCCGGCCTCGGCGTTGGCCTGCAGTATTTTCCGCTGCTCCCGAGCGCCTGCGACGTGTCGCGCTACGCGGTCCCCGCGCAGGGTATCGCCACGCTGCCGGCGGCCGGCGCCGCGATCGCCGACTCGCTGGAAAAGCGAGGCCGATCGGGCCTGACGCCGATCGTCCCCGTGCTCGAGGGCGTCACGGACTACATGCGAAAGTGGGCCACCGACCACCCCGAGCGGCGGCCGATCATCGTGCTGGCTACCGACGGTGTCCCGGACACGAGCTGCCTCAATGACCGCCAAGCGGCAGGCGCGGTCGGGGGCCTGCCCAACACCCTGGCCAATGCCGCGGCCGTGGCGCGGGCTGCGGCGCGTGGCACGCCGAGCCTCTCGGTCTTCGTCGTCGGTGTCGGTAAGCAACTGACCGCACTCAACGAGATCGCGGCGGCGGGGGGCACGGGCAGCGCCGTGCTGGTCGACGCCGCGCAGAACCCCGAGCAGGCCTTCCTCGCGGCGCTGGCCGATATCCGCCGTCGCGCGGTGTTCTGCGAGCTGGATATTCCCGCCGAAAACCGCCCGCGCATCGACTTCGGGCGCGTCAACGTGCGCCTGAGCTATCAGGGTCGGAGCGAGGACTTCGGCAGCGTCGGCAGTCCAGCAGGCTGCGAGCGCAACCCGGGTCGCGGCTGGCATTACGACGACCCGGACTCGCCGACGAAGATCGTGCTTTGCGAGCAGGCCTGTGACCGCGTGCAGGCGCGGGTCGGCGGACGCCTCGACGTGATCTTCGGCTGCTCGACGATTGTCTACTGACCTCTACTGACGTGTACTGATTCCACACAGCCGACGCTGGCTGCTCCCGGCAGAGACTCGCGCTCTGCTATTGCGGTCACCATGACCTTGAGACGATCGTCAACCACTGGCCGTCAGCGAGCATGAGGGGAGTCAAGATTCGATGCTAGACGCATGGATCATCGACGAACTGCAGCGACGCGAGCGACGACTGCGCGACGAACGAGCCCACGCCGAGCTTCCCCTTTTTCCGCCCGAGCTGCCGCCCGACGAGGCCGCTGAAGGCGAAGCTGAGCGCGGTGAAGACGCCGATCGCGGCGTGGCCGTCGTCGACTTCCGCGTCTGAGCGCCCGGCGGGGCGACCTCCGCGGCCCCCCAGGCCGCAAG contains:
- a CDS encoding VWA domain-containing protein; this translates as MAIADQNTSSAHLRRPRSLAVLRATAGLLLLATAGCGNELPRRRFLDGRVSDATLGDGRAQGLDGGGPAADGGDESCATSALPIELRPLDMLLAVDTSGSMDYPDPDDPVGASSKWVAVSEAINAFVAEPDFAGLGVGLQYFPLLPSACDVSRYAVPAQGIATLPAAGAAIADSLEKRGRSGLTPIVPVLEGVTDYMRKWATDHPERRPIIVLATDGVPDTSCLNDRQAAGAVGGLPNTLANAAAVARAAARGTPSLSVFVVGVGKQLTALNEIAAAGGTGSAVLVDAAQNPEQAFLAALADIRRRAVFCELDIPAENRPRIDFGRVNVRLSYQGRSEDFGSVGSPAGCERNPGRGWHYDDPDSPTKIVLCEQACDRVQARVGGRLDVIFGCSTIVY